The Sporomusa termitida genome has a window encoding:
- a CDS encoding ABC transporter ATP-binding protein, whose translation MRCIVRLLYEAKKYYWQLAGAVIGIVGYTAINLIGPSLISRLIDLLTGDFSKADIATVRHLAFLLAGTYLIRAVFRLASDYWAHYAAWNIVAEMRVKVYNHLQTLSLRFYSDKQTGQIMSQVLNDTAQFELLIAHAIPNILSSVLIVLGVAILLLLINPWLALLTFAPVPLMVVFSLYYTKRIYPAYSDHQARLGDMNAVLQDNLSGLKEIQLFGRQACASRLFSNQTYQWRDAVMRVVWLGGLYHPTVESILSIGTVIVVGFGGIMALDGLLSIGDIVRFLLYLSLFYAPIATLVASVDNLLQAAVGAKRVFSLLDAVPDIQDKQDAINLATTSGHLAFHNVTFCYDQRSPVLDNVTFDIPAGSMVALVGPTGVGKTTLAALLTRFYDPEAGKVTIDGTDLRHISLASLRDQISVVPQDVFLFNDSIAGNIAYGKQAATRADIIRAAKQAYIHDFIISLPKGYDTLIGERGVLLSGGQKQRLAIARALLRDTPILILDEATASVDLEAETKIQQAIQQLAGNRTLVVIAHRLSTVRRADKIIVLENARIVEQGRHDELLAANGLYARLCASQIA comes from the coding sequence GGCAGCTGGCCGGGGCAGTAATCGGCATTGTCGGCTATACAGCCATTAACCTTATCGGCCCCAGTTTAATTAGCCGGCTTATTGACCTACTGACAGGGGATTTCAGTAAAGCCGATATCGCTACCGTCCGGCACCTGGCCTTCCTGCTGGCAGGAACCTATCTGATCAGGGCCGTTTTCCGCCTGGCCAGTGATTATTGGGCCCATTACGCTGCCTGGAATATTGTTGCGGAAATGCGGGTTAAAGTGTATAACCACTTGCAAACATTATCCCTGCGTTTTTACAGCGATAAACAAACAGGCCAGATTATGAGTCAGGTACTGAATGACACCGCCCAGTTCGAACTGCTTATTGCCCATGCTATTCCCAACATCCTGAGCAGCGTTCTCATTGTGCTCGGGGTCGCCATACTCTTGCTGCTGATCAATCCCTGGCTGGCGCTGTTAACCTTCGCGCCTGTTCCGTTAATGGTAGTCTTCAGCCTCTATTATACTAAAAGAATTTATCCTGCCTATAGCGACCACCAGGCCCGGCTAGGAGACATGAATGCCGTATTGCAGGATAACCTCTCCGGTTTAAAAGAAATCCAGCTGTTCGGCAGGCAGGCCTGCGCTTCCCGCTTATTCAGCAATCAAACCTATCAATGGCGGGACGCAGTTATGAGGGTCGTCTGGCTGGGCGGGCTCTATCATCCGACAGTGGAAAGCATTTTATCCATAGGCACAGTCATTGTGGTTGGCTTTGGCGGTATTATGGCGTTGGATGGTCTGCTGAGTATTGGCGATATTGTCCGGTTCTTACTATACCTAAGCCTCTTTTATGCTCCGATCGCCACCCTGGTTGCCTCCGTCGACAACCTCCTGCAGGCTGCCGTTGGCGCCAAGCGTGTTTTTTCCCTGCTGGACGCAGTACCTGATATCCAGGATAAACAGGATGCTATTAACCTGGCGACAACCTCAGGCCATCTGGCCTTTCATAATGTAACCTTTTGTTATGACCAGCGCTCGCCGGTATTGGATAATGTTACCTTTGACATACCGGCAGGCAGCATGGTGGCGCTTGTCGGCCCGACAGGTGTAGGTAAAACTACGCTGGCTGCACTGCTTACCCGCTTCTATGACCCGGAAGCAGGCAAGGTTACTATAGACGGTACCGATTTACGCCATATTTCACTGGCCTCGCTGCGTGATCAGATCAGCGTTGTGCCCCAGGATGTTTTCCTGTTTAATGATTCCATCGCCGGAAATATTGCCTATGGCAAACAGGCGGCAACCCGGGCTGACATTATCCGGGCTGCTAAACAAGCCTACATTCACGATTTTATTATCTCGCTTCCCAAAGGCTACGATACACTAATTGGTGAACGGGGCGTGCTTTTATCGGGTGGGCAAAAACAACGCCTGGCTATTGCCAGGGCCTTGCTCCGTGACACACCAATCCTGATCCTCGACGAAGCAACCGCCTCCGTCGACCTGGAAGCGGAAACAAAAATTCAACAGGCAATCCAGCAGTTGGCCGGCAACCGTACGTTGGTGGTTATCGCCCATCGCCTGTCCACAGTCCGCCGGGCCGATAAAATTATCGTCCTCGAAAATGCCCGGATTGTGGAGCAGGGCCGCCATGACGAATTACTGGCAGCCAACGGCCTCTATGCCCGCTTGTGCGCCTCCCAGATAGCCTAG